GAGGCGGAGCGCATCATCGGTACGCCGGACACCCCGGACGACAGCGGCGAGCAGACGGCGGCGGCCGGAGCGCCCACCGGCTCCGGCGTGTCCGCCACGGCCGGTGCGCCCGGCACGGGCGAGCAGCCGGCCCCGGCGCAGGTGCGGGGCCGCCGCGGGCGCCGCATCGCCCTGCTGTTCGCGGTGGCCGCGTTCGCCTACGCCCTCGACCTGATCAGCAAGACGCTCGTGGTCGCCAAGCTGGAGGGCCACGCGCCGATCAAGCTCATCGGCGACTGGCTGGAGCTGAACGCCATCCGCAACCCCGGCGCGGCCTTCGGTGTCGGCGCGGCCTTCACGATCATCTTCACGCTGATCGCCGCGGCCGTGATCGTGGTGATCATCCGGCTGGCCCGCAAGCTCTACAGCTACCCCTGGGCCATCGCGCTCGGCCTGCTGCTCGGCGGCGCCCTCGGCAACCTCACCGACCGGATCTTCCGGTCGCCCGGTGTCTTCGAGGGCAAGGTCGTGGACTTCATCGCGCCCAAGGGGTTCGCCGTGTTCAACCTGGCGGACTCGGCGATCGTGTGCGGCGGCGTGCTGATCGTGCTGCTGTCCTTCCGGGGGCTCGACCCGGACGGCACGCTCCACAAGGACTGAGACCGGCGCCTTCCGCAGCCGGTTTTCCACAGGCTCGTCCGGGCCGGTACCGCCCGTCCGGCATACTCGACGGGTGAGCACGATTCCCGAGATCCGTACCCTGCCCGTGCCCGACGGCCTGGAGGGCGAGCGCGTCGACGCCGCCATCTCCCGCATGTTCGGCTTCTCCCGCACCAAGGCGGCGGAGCTGGCCGCCGCCGGCAAGGTCCAGGTCGACGGCGCGCTGGTCGGCAAGTCCGAGCGGGTGCGCGGCGGCGCCTGGCTCGAGGTCGAGATGCCGCAGGCGCCCGCCCCGGTGCAGGTCGTCGCCGAGCCGGTCGAGGGCATGGAGATCGTGCACGACGACGATGACGTGGTCGTGATCGTCAAGCCGGTCGGTGTGGCCGCGCACCCGTCGCCGGGCTGGAGCGGCCCCACCGTGATCGGCGGTCTCGCCGCGGCCGGTTACCGGATCTCCACCTCCGGCGCCGCCGAGCGCCAGGGCATCGTGCACCGCCTCGACGTCGGCACCTCCGGCCTGATGGTGGTCGCCAAGTCGGAGCGGGCGTACACCTCGCTCAAGCGCCAGTTCAAGGAGCGCACGGTCGACAAGCGCTACCACACCCTGGTCCAGGGCCACCCGGACCCGACGAGCGGCACGATCGACGCGCCCATCGGCCGCCACCCGAACCACGACTACAAGTGGGCGGTCACCGCCGACGGCAAGCCCTCGGTGACGCACTACGACCTGATCGAGGCGTTCCGCGCCGCCTCGCTGCTGGACGTGAAGCTGGAGACCGGCCGCACCCACCAGATCCGCGTCCACATGTCCGCCCACCGCCACCCCTGCGTCGGCGACCTCACCTACGGCGCCGACCCCACCCTCGCCAAGCGGCTGCGCCTGACCCGCCAGTGGCTGCACGCCGTGCGCCTCGGCTTCGAGCACCCCGCTGACGGCCAGTGGGTCGAGTTCGAGAGCGAGTACCCCGCGGACCTGCAGAAGGCCCTCGACCAGGTCCGTGAGGAGACGTACGCGTGAGCGTGCCGTACACCGTCCGGATCGCCGAGGACCCCACCGACCGCGAGGCCTGTTTCGCGGTCCGCAAGGAGGTCTTCGTGGTGGAGCAGGGCGTCGATCAGGCCATCGAGTACGACGTCCACGAAGCGGTCGCCGTGCATGTGCTCGCGGTCCGCGAGGACGGAGTGCCGCTCGGCACCGGCCGGCTGCTGCACGGCCCGGCCGCGGCGGCGAAGACCGGCGGGGACGCCTCGGTGGGTTCCCTGGGGCGGCTCGCCGTCTGCCGCGAGGCCCGCGGGCTCGGCGTCGGCGTGGCTCTGGTGCGGGCCATCGAGGACGCGGCACGCGCGCGTGGCCTCACCGCGGTGGACCTGCACGCCCAGACCCACGCGCTGGGCTTCTACGAGCGTCTCGGCTACGCGGCGTACGGCCCGGAGTTCCCGGACGCCGGCATCCCGCACCGGGCGATGCGCCGCGCCCTGTAGGCGCTGCGCCGGGGCCGGCGGAAGGCGTTGACGCCGGCCGGATGGCACGCTTGAGGCCTGACGTGTGATCGTCGACCCTCGGAGCACCGGCCGTGGATCAGTTGGCCCTGTTGTTCGTCCTGCTGCTCGGGGCCCTGGTGAGCGTCCCGGTCGGGGACCGCCTCCGGGTGCCGGCGCCGGTGCTGATGACGGTGTTCGGCGGCATCCTCGCGGTGGCCGACTTCGTGCCCAATGTGAACATCCCGCCGGACCTGATCCTGCCCGGGCTGCTGCCGCCGCTGCTCTACGCCGCCGTACGGCGCACCTCCTGGCGGCAGTTCGCGGCCAACATCCGCCCGATCTTCCTGCTGGCCGTCGCCCTGGTGTTCGTGACGACGGTGTGCGTGGCGTTCGTCGCAGGCGCGATCGTGCCGGGGCTGCCGATCGCCGCCGCCGTCGCGCTCGGCGCGCTGATCGCCCCGCCCGACCCGGTCGCCGCGACCAGCGTGGCCGGGCAGCTCGGGCTGCCACGCCGGCTGGTGTCGATCCTGGAGGGCGAGGGGCTCTTCAACGACGTCACGGCCATCGTGCTGTACCACGTGGCGATCGCCGCGGCCGTGAGCGGTTCGTTCTCGGCATGGCGGGCCGGAGCCGACCTGGTGCTGTCGGCCGTCGTCGCGGTGCTCGTCGGTCTGGTGCTCGGCTGGGGCGCGAACAGGCTGATGGACCTGCTGGGCGATCCGACCCTGCAGATCGGCATGACCCTGCTGGTGCCGTACGCCTCCTACGTCCTCGCGGAGAAGCTGCACGGCTCCGGGGTGCTCGCGGTGCTCACCACGGCGCTCTTCCTCGCCGAGTACGCCACCGACGCGGACGACGTGATGACCCGGCTGGCCGGGCACACCTTCTGGGACATCATCGACACCCTCGTCACGGGCGTCGCCTTCGGGCTCATCGGCCTCGAGCTGCACAACGCCATCCACACGGCCCGGGGACGCTGGGGCGAGATGCTCGGCTGGGCCGCCGTCGTCGTGGGCGTGGTGATCGTCGTACGGCTGGTGTGGCTGCTGCCCGCGTCCTGGCTGACCAAGCGGCTGCACGCGCGGCGGGACTACGACGAGGAGATCCCGGTGAGCCGGCGGGAGACGGTCGTGATGTGGTGGTCAGGGATGCGCGGGGTGGCCTCGGTGGCGCTGGCGCTGGCCATCCCGCTGAAGACCGACGCCGGAACCCCGTTCCCGGACCGGGACGAGATCATCTTCGTCGCCTTCGGGGTCATCATCGTCACGCTGGTCCTGCAGGGGCTCACGCTGCCGTCCCTGGTCAGGTGGCTCGGGGTGCGGGCCGACTCCGAGCGGGAGAAGGAGTTCGAGAAGGAGCTGGCGGTGCGGGCGACGAAGGCGGCCAAGCGCAGGCTGCGGGAGATCGAGCAGGTGGAGGACCTGCCCGAGGACCTGTCCGAGCAGATGCTGCGGCGCGCCTTCGACATCGGGATCCGGATCAGTCCCGACATGGGGGAGGAGGAGCGGCGGGAGGCGCAGTACCAGCGCGTCAGGCGGCTGAAGCGGATCCGGAACATCCAGAACGAGATGCTGAGCGCCGCACGGCACGAGGTGCTGGCGGCGCGGAGCGAGCCGGGGGCGGATCCGGAGATCGTGGACCGGGTGCTCAGGCATCTCGATGTGCGCAGTCTGCGCTGACGCTCCTACATGACCCCTGTGGGTGAATAGTCATACAAACATGCCGGACCTGTGGATGAATCCGGGCACCGTCGGCGGTTGCCTCCTACGCTCGGATCATGACTCGCAACATCGTGATCAGTGGTGGCGGTACGGGGATCGGGCTGGCGACGGCGCAGACGTTCGCGGCGGACGGCGACCGGGTCCTGTTGCTCGGGCGGCGCGCGGAGGTGCTGGAGAAGGCCGGGGTGCCCGGGGCGCTGACCCGTGCGGCCGATCTCTCCGAGCCCGCGCAGGTGCGCGGCGTGGCCCGGTTCGTCGCCGACGAACTGGGCACCGTCGACGTCCTGGTGCACGGCGCCGGTGGCGCCGGGTATCTGGAGCCCCCGGCCGGCGGCGACGACCCCCTGGACCGGGTGGCGCACGACTGGACCGCCAATTTCCGGCAGAACGTCCTGACCGCCGCGCTCCTCACCGAGGCGCTCAAGGACCGGCTCGCCGAGCCCGGCGGCCGGGTGCTCTTCATCAGTTCCATCGCCGCCTACCGGGGGTCCGGCACCGGCGCCTACGCGGCGGCCAAGGCCGGGCTGCACCCGTACGCGCACGACCTGGCCCGGGAGCTGGGCCCGCGCGGCATCACCGTGAACGTGGTCGCGCCGGGGTACGTCGAGGACACCGAGTTCTTCGGGGACAGCATGGACGAGGCCCGGCGGGCGCGGCTCATCGCCGACACGGTGACCGGCCGCGCCGGGATACCGGGAGACGTGGCCGCGACCCTGCACTGGCTGGCCTCGCCCGGCGCCGGCCATGTCACCTCGCAGGTGATCCAGGTCAATGGCGGTGCTGAACGCGGACACTGACGGGCTCTGCAGGAGGCAGCACCGCCTCGGAGGTGTTGACGCGGGGGAGTGCGTGAGGGTGCTCGCGCACGAGCCAGGCGATCATCTGCTCGCGGACCGCGACCCGTACGGCCCAGATGTCGTCGGAGTCCTTCGCGGTCATCAGGGCCCGCACCTGGATGGTGTTCGGCGTGCTGTCCGTCACCACCAGGCCGTAGGCGCGGCCGTCCCAGGCGGGGCTCTCGCGCAGGATGTCGCGCAGCTTCTCGCGCATCGCCTCGACCGGCGCGCTGTGGTCGACGTGCCAGAAGACGGTGCCGGTCATCTGCGGAGTGCCCCGCGACCAGTTCTCGAAGGGTTTGGAGGTGAAGTACGACACCGGCATGGTGATCCGGCGCTCGTCCCAGGTCCGTACCGTCAGAAAGGTCAGGGTGATCTCCTCGACCGTGCCCCACTCGCCGTCCACGACGACCGTGTCGCCGATGCGCACCATGTCACCGAAGGCGATCTGCAGCCCGGCGAACATGTTGGACAGGGTCGACTGGGCGGCCACACCGGCGATGGCGGCGATGATGCCCGCCGAGGCCAGCAGCGAGGCGCCGGCCGCGCGCATCGCCGGGAACGTCAGCAGCATGGCGGCGATCGCCACGACGATGACGATCGCGGACACCACCCGCATGATCAGCTCCACCTGGGTGCGCACCCTGCGCACCCGGGCCGGGTCCCGGTGCACGCGGGCGTAGCGGCTGTAGGTGGTCTCGACGACCGCCGCGGCGATCCGGATCACCAGCCAGGCGACGGAGCCGATCAGCACCAGCGTCAGTATGCGGCCGATGCCGACCTGGTGCTGTTCCAGCAGTTTCGCCTGGTCGTACGAGCCTCGGAGCAGGGCGGTGCACAGCACGAGCTGGTAGGGGACGCGGCCGCGGCGCAGCAGTTCCCATAGTGGCGTGTCGTGGTCGCGTGCGTCGGCCTTGCGCAGCAGCCGGTCGGTGGCCCAGCCGACGGCCAGGGTGAGCAGCACCGAGCTGCCGATCACGATCGCAGGGCGGAGTACGTTTTCCATGCCTCCGCTCCTAACCGGCACCCGGCGGGCATGAACATGTGACTTGGGG
Above is a genomic segment from Streptomyces fodineus containing:
- the lspA gene encoding signal peptidase II, which translates into the protein MAEAERIIGTPDTPDDSGEQTAAAGAPTGSGVSATAGAPGTGEQPAPAQVRGRRGRRIALLFAVAAFAYALDLISKTLVVAKLEGHAPIKLIGDWLELNAIRNPGAAFGVGAAFTIIFTLIAAAVIVVIIRLARKLYSYPWAIALGLLLGGALGNLTDRIFRSPGVFEGKVVDFIAPKGFAVFNLADSAIVCGGVLIVLLSFRGLDPDGTLHKD
- a CDS encoding GNAT family N-acetyltransferase, whose product is MSVPYTVRIAEDPTDREACFAVRKEVFVVEQGVDQAIEYDVHEAVAVHVLAVREDGVPLGTGRLLHGPAAAAKTGGDASVGSLGRLAVCREARGLGVGVALVRAIEDAARARGLTAVDLHAQTHALGFYERLGYAAYGPEFPDAGIPHRAMRRAL
- a CDS encoding mechanosensitive ion channel family protein, which codes for MENVLRPAIVIGSSVLLTLAVGWATDRLLRKADARDHDTPLWELLRRGRVPYQLVLCTALLRGSYDQAKLLEQHQVGIGRILTLVLIGSVAWLVIRIAAAVVETTYSRYARVHRDPARVRRVRTQVELIMRVVSAIVIVVAIAAMLLTFPAMRAAGASLLASAGIIAAIAGVAAQSTLSNMFAGLQIAFGDMVRIGDTVVVDGEWGTVEEITLTFLTVRTWDERRITMPVSYFTSKPFENWSRGTPQMTGTVFWHVDHSAPVEAMREKLRDILRESPAWDGRAYGLVVTDSTPNTIQVRALMTAKDSDDIWAVRVAVREQMIAWLVREHPHALPRVNTSEAVLPPAEPVSVRVQHRH
- a CDS encoding RluA family pseudouridine synthase — encoded protein: MSTIPEIRTLPVPDGLEGERVDAAISRMFGFSRTKAAELAAAGKVQVDGALVGKSERVRGGAWLEVEMPQAPAPVQVVAEPVEGMEIVHDDDDVVVIVKPVGVAAHPSPGWSGPTVIGGLAAAGYRISTSGAAERQGIVHRLDVGTSGLMVVAKSERAYTSLKRQFKERTVDKRYHTLVQGHPDPTSGTIDAPIGRHPNHDYKWAVTADGKPSVTHYDLIEAFRAASLLDVKLETGRTHQIRVHMSAHRHPCVGDLTYGADPTLAKRLRLTRQWLHAVRLGFEHPADGQWVEFESEYPADLQKALDQVREETYA
- a CDS encoding SDR family NAD(P)-dependent oxidoreductase — protein: MTRNIVISGGGTGIGLATAQTFAADGDRVLLLGRRAEVLEKAGVPGALTRAADLSEPAQVRGVARFVADELGTVDVLVHGAGGAGYLEPPAGGDDPLDRVAHDWTANFRQNVLTAALLTEALKDRLAEPGGRVLFISSIAAYRGSGTGAYAAAKAGLHPYAHDLARELGPRGITVNVVAPGYVEDTEFFGDSMDEARRARLIADTVTGRAGIPGDVAATLHWLASPGAGHVTSQVIQVNGGAERGH
- a CDS encoding Na+/H+ antiporter; protein product: MDQLALLFVLLLGALVSVPVGDRLRVPAPVLMTVFGGILAVADFVPNVNIPPDLILPGLLPPLLYAAVRRTSWRQFAANIRPIFLLAVALVFVTTVCVAFVAGAIVPGLPIAAAVALGALIAPPDPVAATSVAGQLGLPRRLVSILEGEGLFNDVTAIVLYHVAIAAAVSGSFSAWRAGADLVLSAVVAVLVGLVLGWGANRLMDLLGDPTLQIGMTLLVPYASYVLAEKLHGSGVLAVLTTALFLAEYATDADDVMTRLAGHTFWDIIDTLVTGVAFGLIGLELHNAIHTARGRWGEMLGWAAVVVGVVIVVRLVWLLPASWLTKRLHARRDYDEEIPVSRRETVVMWWSGMRGVASVALALAIPLKTDAGTPFPDRDEIIFVAFGVIIVTLVLQGLTLPSLVRWLGVRADSEREKEFEKELAVRATKAAKRRLREIEQVEDLPEDLSEQMLRRAFDIGIRISPDMGEEERREAQYQRVRRLKRIRNIQNEMLSAARHEVLAARSEPGADPEIVDRVLRHLDVRSLR